The sequence below is a genomic window from Buchnera aphidicola (Mindarus abietinus).
ATAAATGCAAATGGTTTATAAAATAAATGCTTTTATAAAATAAATGCAAAATAACAAATAAATTATTAAAACAATAAAAAGATATAAACAAGTCATACTTTATAAAAAAAATTAATTAAAGAAATAATTTTTTTAATAAAATTTTTAATTTTAATTATATGGTATAATTATAAACACAGATAATTAAAAAATATTTTTTAAAATAAGAATTTTAATAATGAGAAAAAAAAATAAAATTGCTATTTTACCTGGAGATGGAATAGGACCTGAAGTTATAAAAGAAACATATAAAATTATAAATGTTCTTAATCGATATTTTAATTTAAATATTCAAACTAAAGAATATGATATTGGGGGAATTGCTATAGATAAATATGGAATAGGATTACCTGAAGAAACTATAGTTGGTTGTGAAAAATCTATTGCTATTTTATTAGGTTCTATAGGAGGGCCAAAATGGAATTATCTTCCTTTACATCAACAACCTGAAAGAAGTGGATTGTTAAATTTAAGAAAAAAATTTGGTTTTTTTTGTAATTTACGTCCAGCAAAATTATATCCAGAACTTCGAAAATTATCTCCTTTACGAAAAGAGATTGTTTCAAATGGTTTTAATATCCTTTGCATTAGAGAATTAACAGGAGGAATATACTTTGGTTTACCAAAAGGAACAAAAAAAAATGGAAAAAATAAGTATGCTTTCGATACAGAGATCTATTATGAATTTGAAATTGAAAGAATTGCTCATGTTGCTTTTCAAATAGCGCAGAAAAAAAAATTAAGAATAACTTCAATTGATAAAGCTAATGTTTTAGAAAGTTCCATTTTGTGGAGAAAAACTATTGAAAAAGTATCAAAAAAATATCCAAATGTAATTTTATCACATTTATATATAGATAACGCAGCAATGCAAATTATAAAAAATCCATCTCAATTTGATATAATTTTAACTTCTAATTTATTTGGGGATATTTTATCTGATGAATGTGCAATGATTACAGGTTCTATAGGAATGCTTCCTTCTGCAAGTTTTAATGAAAATAAATTTGGAATATATGAACCTGCTGGAGGATCTGCTCCTGATATTCAAAATAAAAATATAGCAAATCCTATAGCTCAAATTCTTTCTTTATCTATGTTAATAGAATATAGCTTAAAAAAACCAAAAATATCAAGATGTATAAACAAATCAATAAAAAATGTATTAAAAAAAGGATATAGAACTTTAGATATTGCAAATGATAAAGAAAAATATATTACTACAGAAGAAATGGGAAATCTTATTTCTGAATTTTTAATTAAAGAGTATGAAAAAAATGAAAAAAACGTTATATCAAAAAATATATGATGCTCATTTAGTACATGAAGAAAAAGAAGAAACACCAATTATATATGTTGATCTTCATCTAATTCATGAAGTAACATCACCTCAAGCGTTCCAATCTTTACGAATCAAAAATAGAATAGTAAGAAAACCAAAAAAAACTTTTGCTACCATAGATCATAATGTATCAACAACAAAAAGAGAAATTAATCAATTAGAAGACTTAGCAAAAATACAAATAAAAAAATTAGTTAAAAATTGTAAACAATTTAATATAAAATTATTTGATTTAAAACATATAGAGCAAGGAATTGTACATGTTATAAGTCCAGAACAAGGCTTAACTTTGCCAGGAATGACAATTGTATGTGGAGATTCACATACCTCCACACATGGAGCTTTTGGGGCATTATCATTCGGTATTGGAACATCAGAAGTAGAACATGTTTTTGCAACACAAACAATCAAACAAAATAGATTTAAAACTATGAAAATTAATGTTATAGGAAAAATTCCTAGATACATTACAGCTAAAGATATTATTCTTTTTATAATAAGAAAAATGACTACTTCAGGAGGCACAGGATTTATAATAGAATTTTCAGGAAATGTAATTTCTAAATTAAGTATGGAAGGTAGAATGACAATTTGTAATATGGCAATTGAAATGGGAGCAAAATCTGGCATCATTGCACCAGATGAAAAAACATATACCTATTTAAAAAATAAGAAATATGCTCCTAAAGGTAAAGAATGGAATAAAGCACTAAAATTTTGGAAAAATTTAAAATCCGATAAAGGTGCTAAATTTGATCAAGAAGTAGAAATAGATATATCAAACTTAGTCCCTCAAGTAAGTTGGGGAACTAAACCAGATCAAGTTATAGGAATAAATGAACCTATTCCTCGTATAGAATTTTATAAAAATAAATTAGAAAAAAAAGAATGTAAAGATGCTTTAACTTATATGAATATAAAACCAGGAACTTATTTAAATCAATTAAAAATTGATAAAGTTTTTATTGGTTCATGTACAAATTCAAGAATAGAAGATTTGCAAGAAGCTGCAAAATTTATTAAAAATAAAAATGTTTTTTCTAATGTAAAAGCTATTGTAGTTCCAGGATCGGGAATAGTCAAAAAACAAGCAGAAAAAGAAGGATTAGATCAAATTTTTATTAAAGCAGGATTTGAATGGAGATATCCTGGATGTTCTATGTGCTTAGGAATGAATGAAGACAGATTAAATCCAGGAGAAAGATGTGCTTCTACCAGTAACAGGAATTTTGAAGATAGACAAGGTAGAAGAGGAAGAACTCACTTAGTTAGTCCTAGTATGGCAGCAGCAGCAGCAATTGCAGGAACTTTCATAGATATAAGAAAATTTAATTAGGGAAAAAATGAAAAAATTTTTAACTCATAAAGGTACGATTGTTCCTTTAGATAAATCTAATGTAGATACTGATGCAATTATTCCGAAACAATTTTTAACTGAAATAAAAAAAACAGGATTTGGAAAGTATTTGTTTTTTAATTGGAGATTTTTAGATGGAAATACAAATGTACCAAATCCAAAATTTATTTTGAATAATGTTAATTATAGAAATTCAAGTATTTTATTAACTAGAGAAAATTTTGGATGTGGTTCATCAAGAGAACATGCTGTTTGGGCTTTAATAGATTATGGATTTAAAGCAATTATAGCCCCAAGTTTTGCAGATATTTTTTATAACAATAGTTTAAACAATCAACTATTATTAATTTCATTAGATAATGAAAAAATTGAAAATTTATTTTTTTTAATAAAAAAAAATATTAATGTTACAGCTAATATCTTTTTAAAAGAAAAAAAAGTTTTAATAGAGAAAAAAAAATATTCTTTTAAAATTAATAATTTTCATCAGTTTTGTTTATTAAATGGATTAGATACTATTGATTCAACTATGAAATCGAAAGAAAAAATAGAAATATATGAAAAAAATATTCCATCTTTTTTTCATATTTAAAATAAATATTAAAATTTAACTTATCAAAAATAAAAATATCCCCTCAAAGTTATTGATGCTTGGGCGGGCCGACATAACTCTGAGGGGATTTATTAATAAAAATGATATCATAATTTTAAAAAAAATCAAATTTTTATTTATTGAAAATTTTTTTTTTTTTTATATATATTATTAAAAAAAAATAGAATATTGTTCTAAACGTTTATTAAAACTTAATATATATTACATAAAAGGAAAAAAATGAAAAAGAAAATAATTATATTAGATACTACATTAAGAGATGGTGAACAGTCATTAAAAGCAAGCTTAACAGCAAGAGAAAAAATAAAAATAGCAATTGCTTTAGAAAATATGGGAATTGACGTAATTGAACTAGGATTTCCAATTTCCTCTCCTGGAGATTTTAAATCAATTCAACAAATATCTAAAATTATTAAGAATAGTAGAATATGTAGTTTAGCCAGATGTCTTGAGAAAGACATAGATGTTGCTGCAGAAGCAATGAGTTTTTCAAATTCATTTAGAATACATTTATTTTTAGGAACTTCAGATATTCATGTTAAATCAAAATTAAGAAAAAATTTTAAAGAAATTATAGAAATGGCAATTTCTTCTATAAAAAGAGCGAGAAAATATACAGATGATGTGGAATTTTCCTGTGAAGATGCTGGAAGAACTTCTATTGATAATTTATGTCGAATTATTGAAAAAGTAATAAAAGCAGGAGCAAAAACTATTAATATTCCAGATACAGTAGGATATTCTTTTCCAGAAAAATTCTCTCAAATAATTAAAGAAATAAGAAAAAGAGTTGATAATATCGATCAATCAATTATATCAGTTCATTGTCATAATGATTTAGGAATGGCAGTAGCAAATTCTATTTCTGCTATACAAGCTGGTGCTCAACAAATTGAAGGAACTATTAATGGCATTGGAGAAAGAGCAGGAAATGCTGCCTTAGAAGAAATAATAATGGCCATTAGATTACATGAAAAATCATTAAATGTATATACTAATATTAAACATAAAGAAATTTATAAAACTAGTCAAATAGTTAGCAAATTATGTTGTGTCCCAATTCCTATTAATAAAGCAATCGTAGGTATTAATGCTTTTTCACATTCCTCAGGTATACATCAAGATGGTGTTTTAAAAAATAAAAAAAATTACGAAATTATCGATCCTAATTCTATTGGTTTAAAAGAAGTTAAACTTAATTTAACTTCTCGTTCAGGAAGGGCAGCTGTAAAACATTACATGAAAGAAATGGGATATCATAAGAATGATTATGATATCAACCAATTATATCTTAATTTTTTAAAATTAGCAGATAAAAAAGGGCAAGTTTTTGACTATGATTTAGAAGCATTAGCATTTCTTAATGAAAAAAGAAAAGAATTATTTTATTTTAAATTAAAAAAATTTACTATTGAATCATATTCAAAAGGTACCACAACTGTTTCAATAAAATTATTATTACAAGAAAAAGAATATTCAACTAAGATAACTACTAATAGTGGTTCTATAGATGCTATATATCAAGCGTTAAAAAAATTAACAAATTATTCTTTTATTATTAAACAGTTTCAATTAACTTTAGAACAAAAAGGAGATTCAGAAATAAAAAAAATAGATATTACAATAAATTATAATAATCGTTGTTTTCATGGATTTGGATTAACAACAGATATTGTTGAATCTATAGTTAATGCTATGCTGGATGCAATTAATAATATACGACGTTCTGAAAAAATTAAGAAAAAATAAATTTTATTTAAAAAAAATGTTTTTTTTATATATATATATTATATTGCATATAAAAAATAATTACATTATTATAGTTAGCATTATTATTATTAGTAATATTTTTATTAAAAAATATTTAATTAAATTTAAAGTTTTAATATAGTTGGTTAAACCACACCTTTTTAAGTGGTTAGGTTGGGGAGAATTTTTCCCCAGGCGCAATAATTTTCAAATTTATTGACATTTGGGCGGACCGACGTAATTTTGAAAATTGAAAATAGATATAGAAAATATCTTTAATGCGTTAAAATTATTAACTTTCATTAGTTCCCGCCTAAGTCCAGGTTATAGTGTCTAGAAAAAACTATATACACAATCTTTATCCAATGTTTATACAACCAAAAAGCAAAAATAAACGGCCAGCTTTTATTCGTTATGCTATTAAAAAAGCTTCACAAGTTGATGTAGCTAGAAGTGAAATAAATTATACTACGCAACCTATTAATCCTGTCACAGGAAATATATTACCTAGATTTAGAAGATTAAACGAACATAGAGCAAGAGCTATGAGAGCTATGGTACAAGCGATGTTATATCATTTTAATATCTCTTCAGAACTAGTAATGGCTTCTATTGAAACTTTATCCGATGAATGTGGGTTATCAACAATTTCTAAAGCAGGAAATAAATCTATTACTAGAGCTTCTAGATTAATTACAGAATTTATGGAACCTATGGGATATGTTACATGTGAAAAAATTTGGGATCGAATTATGGGTACTTATATTCCTAAAATAATTACTTTAACACCTTTATTTTTTATGTTATTCGGAATTTCAAAATTTAAATTAGATCAAGTAAAAAAAAGGCAATTAAATTGGATTAATGAAAAGCGAGTTAAAAAAGGAGAATTTTCTATTACTTTAATGGAAATTAGAAGGGAAGCTAAAGAACAATATATTAGAAAAATTTTTCAATATAGAAAATCTAAATATATAATAAAGAAACAAAAAAAAGAAGCAAAAAAAATTATCAAACTAGAGGAAAAAATAGCTAGACAATATATTTTAAATGGATTAG
It includes:
- the leuD gene encoding 3-isopropylmalate dehydratase small subunit, producing MKKFLTHKGTIVPLDKSNVDTDAIIPKQFLTEIKKTGFGKYLFFNWRFLDGNTNVPNPKFILNNVNYRNSSILLTRENFGCGSSREHAVWALIDYGFKAIIAPSFADIFYNNSLNNQLLLISLDNEKIENLFFLIKKNINVTANIFLKEKKVLIEKKKYSFKINNFHQFCLLNGLDTIDSTMKSKEKIEIYEKNIPSFFHI
- the leuA gene encoding 2-isopropylmalate synthase gives rise to the protein MKKKIIILDTTLRDGEQSLKASLTAREKIKIAIALENMGIDVIELGFPISSPGDFKSIQQISKIIKNSRICSLARCLEKDIDVAAEAMSFSNSFRIHLFLGTSDIHVKSKLRKNFKEIIEMAISSIKRARKYTDDVEFSCEDAGRTSIDNLCRIIEKVIKAGAKTINIPDTVGYSFPEKFSQIIKEIRKRVDNIDQSIISVHCHNDLGMAVANSISAIQAGAQQIEGTINGIGERAGNAALEEIIMAIRLHEKSLNVYTNIKHKEIYKTSQIVSKLCCVPIPINKAIVGINAFSHSSGIHQDGVLKNKKNYEIIDPNSIGLKEVKLNLTSRSGRAAVKHYMKEMGYHKNDYDINQLYLNFLKLADKKGQVFDYDLEALAFLNEKRKELFYFKLKKFTIESYSKGTTTVSIKLLLQEKEYSTKITTNSGSIDAIYQALKKLTNYSFIIKQFQLTLEQKGDSEIKKIDITINYNNRCFHGFGLTTDIVESIVNAMLDAINNIRRSEKIKKK
- the leuB gene encoding 3-isopropylmalate dehydrogenase yields the protein MRKKNKIAILPGDGIGPEVIKETYKIINVLNRYFNLNIQTKEYDIGGIAIDKYGIGLPEETIVGCEKSIAILLGSIGGPKWNYLPLHQQPERSGLLNLRKKFGFFCNLRPAKLYPELRKLSPLRKEIVSNGFNILCIRELTGGIYFGLPKGTKKNGKNKYAFDTEIYYEFEIERIAHVAFQIAQKKKLRITSIDKANVLESSILWRKTIEKVSKKYPNVILSHLYIDNAAMQIIKNPSQFDIILTSNLFGDILSDECAMITGSIGMLPSASFNENKFGIYEPAGGSAPDIQNKNIANPIAQILSLSMLIEYSLKKPKISRCINKSIKNVLKKGYRTLDIANDKEKYITTEEMGNLISEFLIKEYEKNEKNVISKNI
- the leuC gene encoding 3-isopropylmalate dehydratase large subunit — translated: MKKTLYQKIYDAHLVHEEKEETPIIYVDLHLIHEVTSPQAFQSLRIKNRIVRKPKKTFATIDHNVSTTKREINQLEDLAKIQIKKLVKNCKQFNIKLFDLKHIEQGIVHVISPEQGLTLPGMTIVCGDSHTSTHGAFGALSFGIGTSEVEHVFATQTIKQNRFKTMKINVIGKIPRYITAKDIILFIIRKMTTSGGTGFIIEFSGNVISKLSMEGRMTICNMAIEMGAKSGIIAPDEKTYTYLKNKKYAPKGKEWNKALKFWKNLKSDKGAKFDQEVEIDISNLVPQVSWGTKPDQVIGINEPIPRIEFYKNKLEKKECKDALTYMNIKPGTYLNQLKIDKVFIGSCTNSRIEDLQEAAKFIKNKNVFSNVKAIVVPGSGIVKKQAEKEGLDQIFIKAGFEWRYPGCSMCLGMNEDRLNPGERCASTSNRNFEDRQGRRGRTHLVSPSMAAAAAIAGTFIDIRKFN
- the repA gene encoding plasmid replication initiator RepA — its product is MVSRKNYIHNLYPMFIQPKSKNKRPAFIRYAIKKASQVDVARSEINYTTQPINPVTGNILPRFRRLNEHRARAMRAMVQAMLYHFNISSELVMASIETLSDECGLSTISKAGNKSITRASRLITEFMEPMGYVTCEKIWDRIMGTYIPKIITLTPLFFMLFGISKFKLDQVKKRQLNWINEKRVKKGEFSITLMEIRREAKEQYIRKIFQYRKSKYIIKKQKKEAKKIIKLEEKIARQYILNGLVKRYSIEELVKMGSIELKKQVNFEYFRLRKIANNITT